From the genome of Spinacia oleracea cultivar Varoflay chromosome 2, BTI_SOV_V1, whole genome shotgun sequence, one region includes:
- the LOC110782016 gene encoding uncharacterized protein isoform X4, with translation MAIHLQVHKYISVLKEKLVEFFTRTNLPRTPALDLINQSKKISAMLEALRSEHPIELKYARISEPEEPMASAYAQPRKVHRSRHFPYLDEKRKLILAICWLSVLSKLLLKFCAACCSIFFFPAILVKPLDGVFISWSWIYVNSFCVFRNI, from the exons ATGGCTATTCATCTTCAAGTACATAAGTACATTAGTGTGCTCAAGGAGAAATTGGTAGAATTTTTCACAAGGACGAATTTACCAAGAACACCTG CTCTTGATCTGATAAACCAGAGTAAGAAAATCTCTGCAATGTTGGAAGCACTTAGAAGCGAGCATCCAATCGAGCTAAAATACGCTCGCATATCTGAACCAGAAGAACCTATGGCATCTGCTTATGCTCAACCTCGGAAAGTTCACCGCTCTCGCCATTTTCCA TATCTTGATGAGAAAAGAAAGTTGATCCTAGCTATATGCTGGCTGAGTGTGCTCAGTAAGTTGCTGCTTAAGTTTTGTGCTGCCTGCTGTTCTATCTTTTTCTTTCCTGCTATTCTTGTGAAACCATTGGACGGTGTTTTTATTAGTTGGAGTTGGATCTATGTGAACAGCTTTTGTGTTTTTAGAAACATATGA
- the LOC110782016 gene encoding uncharacterized protein isoform X5, with the protein MAIHLQVHKYISVLKEKLVEFFTRTNLPRTPAPGRPTISLSLLLLFALDLINQSKKISAMLEALRSEHPIELKYARISEPEEPMASAYAQPRKVHRSRHFPVS; encoded by the exons ATGGCTATTCATCTTCAAGTACATAAGTACATTAGTGTGCTCAAGGAGAAATTGGTAGAATTTTTCACAAGGACGAATTTACCAAGAACACCTG CCCCTGGTAGGCCAACAATATCTCTTTCTCTGCTGCTGCTATTTG CTCTTGATCTGATAAACCAGAGTAAGAAAATCTCTGCAATGTTGGAAGCACTTAGAAGCGAGCATCCAATCGAGCTAAAATACGCTCGCATATCTGAACCAGAAGAACCTATGGCATCTGCTTATGCTCAACCTCGGAAAGTTCACCGCTCTCGCCATTTTCCAG TATCTTGA
- the LOC110782016 gene encoding uncharacterized protein isoform X1, producing MEDAYDMFKRSETNPALVDSRGNVPLPLVQLSRCFWGETFGMIVELKDNIGREISRGSLSWSTSSAYGWHDRRICSLIGGTDGYAAVHYSMFYKAIQAKLKVSFVSPDDDLEEDRQVCGRIYTRYTKYRYFTRHDKIYQSVLFEKHKSKRVSLRGGDLIALSKDVVAVPSDVFLIVKVDLRVFVDGKCVEKLRGKVSFEPKEPQKPKPKSLPQSIRGSVYGIQVSVEWG from the coding sequence ATGGAGGACGCTTATGATATGTTTAAAAGAAGTGAGACGAATCCCGCTTTGGTTGACTCTCGTGGCAACGTACCTCTACCTTTGGTACAACTTAGTCGTTGCTTTTGGGGTGAAACATTCGGAATGATTGTTGAACTTAAGGATAATATAGGACGTGAAATAAGCAGGGGGTCCTTGTCATGGAGTACTTCTTCGGCTTATGGTTGGCATGATAGACGGATTTGTTCGCTTATTGGAGGTACGGATGGATATGCAGCTGTGCATTATTCAATGTTTTACAAAGCGATTCAAGCCAAACTGAAGGTAAGTTTTGTTTCTCCTGATGATGACCTTGAAGAAGATAGGCAAGTTTGTGGGAGGATTTATACTAGGTATACAAAGTATAGATATTTCACCCGTCACGACAAGATTTATCAAAGTGTGTTGTTTGAAAAACACAAGTCAAAGCGTGTGAGTCTGCGTGGTGGTGATTTAATAGCACTTTCAAAAGATGTGGTTGCCGTGCCTTCAGATGTTTTCTTGATTGTAAAAGTAGACTTGCGCGTTTTTGTCGATGGAAAATGTGTTGAGAAGTTAAGGGGTAAAGTATCATTCGAGCCCAAAGAGCCTCAAAAGCCTAAGCCGAAGTCTTTACCTCAGTCAATTAGAGGAAGCGTCTACGGCATTCAAGTATCTGTGGAGTGGGGTTGA
- the LOC110782016 gene encoding uncharacterized protein isoform X2, with translation MAIHLQVHKYISVLKEKLVEFFTRTNLPRTPAPGRPTISLSLLLLFDIARLAEEFEKKPNPTPWDTEFLEMLKASASGYRERYHISGTPVFELSFVSIYKDKFKEFYDDDDPCIELYGHIKLVDDNDYEYYLFNQDCSDAKTVNLLYHKSVILRGSQHSRPLLLPKFFSVEICLKDRKRDVVIIKEYFSLDFSGEVKYDTEQQLECNSNGHGLASVTYTIF, from the exons ATGGCTATTCATCTTCAAGTACATAAGTACATTAGTGTGCTCAAGGAGAAATTGGTAGAATTTTTCACAAGGACGAATTTACCAAGAACACCTG CCCCTGGTAGGCCAACAATATCTCTTTCTCTGCTGCTGCTATTTG ATATTGCTCGTTTAGCGGAGGAGTTTGAGAAAAAACCAAATCCCACTCCATGGGATACAGAATTCCTTGAGATGCTAAAGGCATCGGCATCAGGGTACCGTGAACGATACCACATTTCAGGAACTCCTGTATTTGAGCTATCCTTTGTGAGCATATATAAGGACAAATTCAAAGAATTCTACGATGACGATGATCCATGTATAGAACTTTATGGTCACATTAAACTCGTTGACGATAATGACTATGAGTACTATCTCTTCAACCAAGATTGTAGTGATGCAAAGACTGTCAATTTATTGTACCACAAATCAGTTATTCTCCGAGGATCCCAACACAGCCGCCCTCTTTTGTTACCAAAGTTTTTCTCCGTTGAAATTTGTCTCAAAGACAGGAAACGAGATGTTGTTATCATTAAGGAGTATTTTTCTTTGGATTTTAGTGGTGAGGTCAAGTACGACACAGAACAACAATTAGAATGCAATTCTAACGGCCATGGACTCGCCTCTGTGACCTACACAATATTTTAG
- the LOC110782016 gene encoding uncharacterized protein isoform X3, which yields MAIHLQVHKYISVLKEKLVEFFTRTNLPRTPDIARLAEEFEKKPNPTPWDTEFLEMLKASASGYRERYHISGTPVFELSFVSIYKDKFKEFYDDDDPCIELYGHIKLVDDNDYEYYLFNQDCSDAKTVNLLYHKSVILRGSQHSRPLLLPKFFSVEICLKDRKRDVVIIKEYFSLDFSGEVKYDTEQQLECNSNGHGLASVTYTIF from the exons ATGGCTATTCATCTTCAAGTACATAAGTACATTAGTGTGCTCAAGGAGAAATTGGTAGAATTTTTCACAAGGACGAATTTACCAAGAACACCTG ATATTGCTCGTTTAGCGGAGGAGTTTGAGAAAAAACCAAATCCCACTCCATGGGATACAGAATTCCTTGAGATGCTAAAGGCATCGGCATCAGGGTACCGTGAACGATACCACATTTCAGGAACTCCTGTATTTGAGCTATCCTTTGTGAGCATATATAAGGACAAATTCAAAGAATTCTACGATGACGATGATCCATGTATAGAACTTTATGGTCACATTAAACTCGTTGACGATAATGACTATGAGTACTATCTCTTCAACCAAGATTGTAGTGATGCAAAGACTGTCAATTTATTGTACCACAAATCAGTTATTCTCCGAGGATCCCAACACAGCCGCCCTCTTTTGTTACCAAAGTTTTTCTCCGTTGAAATTTGTCTCAAAGACAGGAAACGAGATGTTGTTATCATTAAGGAGTATTTTTCTTTGGATTTTAGTGGTGAGGTCAAGTACGACACAGAACAACAATTAGAATGCAATTCTAACGGCCATGGACTCGCCTCTGTGACCTACACAATATTTTAG